The genomic stretch TCCGGGCGGCCGAGGATCCGGAGTTTGAGACGTTTTACACGAAGAACATTTTGTTAAACGAGGGCATCCGGGCCTGGATGGCACCTCAAGACCAGATTCACGAAAACTTTATCTTCCCTGAAGAGGTGCTGCCCAGAGGCAACGCTCTCTAAACATTTAGCTTCGTTAAATTTAGATTTTTGCCTCCTTCCATGGGGGCTTTTTCATGGCGATCGCTAACCTTCTCTAACAACCAATGTAGCTCCTCGGCTTTTAAATTCCTGTGTTATCTTGTAATAGGTGTATTACACAGGATGTAATACCCGCTGAGTGCTTGACACTCTTCTGTTCTACAAGCCGTTTAGAAATTCAGGAGGTGATGCTTATGTCAGATAGTAGTAAATGCTTGGGTCTTCAAATTGACGTGAGCTGGCTGTGTGCTGGGGCTGCTCTCTAGCAGTAAGGTCATCTTTTTTGAGAGAGTTTCACTAACTTCCTTAAGAAAGCTGGGTTGGCTTTTAGAGTCCCTCCCAGCAGTCTAGGTCAATTAAAGACCCGCTACACCGCTCCTATCCTTGTGTTTAGGCTTTTGTCTATTCGCGTCTGGTAGGAGCGGATAGTTTTTTAAACCTAAATTTTTGTATGATGCCATCTCTTACCCAGAGACAGCATTTTTGTTTGTGGGGTCTATCTACGGATGCATAGCAGAAATGATATTTCGGTATGAGCTAAACCTTTTTCCTAGAAGTTTCACTTTTGCTCTAAGAGGCTTTTGAGTAACATGTAGAGGTCTAAATTTGCAACCTAGTATAGGAATTGAAGGCGTGTATAAAATACCTTCTATTAACCTTAAAAAAACTCACTATCTTGTAAGTCAACTGACTTTTCTAGACTACTTAGTTTATAAGTTCTTAACTTTTAATTAATTCATTGAGCCTTGTCTAGGTCATGAATACTGTCCTGAATAATGTATTTTCTTTAATCTAGGTTATTTTTAGAAGAATGACTGATGAAGAGTAGTGCCATACGTTATGTTGACGCTGTTTAATCCGTTTATGCCATCATTTCAGTTGTTGCTTGGACGACATGGTTTCAGAATTCCTTAGTGTTATTCTCTGGGGTGAAATGCTCTGAGCTTTTGAGCATTTCTTAATTTATTAAGGTGTGAGGAAATGATGAATAAAGTTTTATGGAGCACACTGCTGGCATCTCCTGCATTTCTTGTTGCTACGCTGTTTACAGCAGTGCCCGCGATCGCTATTGAAGCTGAAGTCCAACTCAGCGGAGCTTCTACTTCTGATGTACTAGCCTCAGTTTCATTGCCTAAAGTGGCTGCGGTACAAGTTAGCGAGGCAGCCGCTGTCATCGCTCCAGTGCCTGCCCAAGTGGCTCAGATTTCTGCTCCAGTTGCCCCTGCTCCCTCCAACGTTGACTCGCTCAATCAGGTTGTTGAATATAGCAACGAAGGCAACAACGGTCTGGCACAAGCCGGTGGGTTGACCATCGATCGCCTCTCCGATGTCCGTCCTAGCGACTGGGCATATACTGCGTTGCAAAACCTGGTTGAGAAGTATGCGTGTATTGTGGGCTATCCTAACCTGACATACCAAGGGAACCGGGCGTTGACGCGCTACGAGTTTGCAGCGGGTTTGAGTTCGTGCCTAGACCGGATCAGCGACCTGATTGCAGCGAGCACGGCTGACTTAGCGACCGCGGAAGACCTGGCGACGCTCCAACGCTTGCAAGAAGAGTTCGCTGCTGAACTGGCAACCCTACGCGGCAAGGTGGATTCTTTAGAAGCTCGGACTGCTGAGTTAGAAGCAAACCAGTTCTCTACCACGACAAAGCTGGTGGGTGAGACCGTTTTTTCAGTCAGTGACATTTTTGGCGGTGGTAACGATAGCACCGAGAATGATCTGGGTGATATCAATGAAACAACTTTCCAATATCGGACTCGTCTAAACTTTGATACCAGCTTCACCGGTCGAGATCAGTTGAGAGCCCGTCTTCAAGCAGGTAACTTTAACCGATTTGTCACCACCGATCCTGCAACTTCTTCCTCGCTGTTAGGCAACGAAGGACGGCTGGGTTATGACACGGGCACAAGCAACGCCCTTGAGCTTGATGACTTATACTATCGCTTCCCAATTGGCGATAAGGTTACTGCTCGAATTGTTGCCAATGCGGGTGCTTTCAACGATATCGTCAACACGGTTAGCCCCTTTAGTTCAAGCGGTACGGGTGCCCTTTCTCGGTTTGGTCGGTTTAACCCTATCTACCGTGCTCCGAGCGTCAACGCAGGAGCGGCTACAAGTATTCAGTTCAATGACCAGATTACGCTTCAACTGGGCTACCTAGCTGGCGAAGCAGAACGTTCTGGTAGTGGTGCCGGTTTGTTCAATGGTAACTATGGTGCAATTGGTCAACTAACCTTGACCCCCTTTAATCGCTTGACTTTAGGTCTTACCTACATCAATGCCTACGTTCAGGGAAGGGACAGCGCCGGCAGCTCTATTGGCAACAATACTGGAACAGGCAGTTCTCTGGCTCGTGTATCAATTGGGAGACCTCTGTCGATCAACTCCTATGGCGTTGAGGCTAACTTTAAGGTGTCGAGCGGACTCCAAGTTGGTGGCTGGGCAGGTTACTCTCACATCCGCGCCATTGGGGTGGGTGATGCTGATGTTTGGAACTATGCTCTAACGGTTGCACTTCCTGATTTAGGTGGTAGAGGCAACCAATTAGGTATTGTTGCAGGTATTCAGCCTCGCTTGACGGGTGCCGATGCAGAAGTTGGCGACCTCCTCTCTGGCGATCGCAGAAGTGATCCAGATGTTGGTCTTCACCTTGAGGGTTTCTATCGTCTTCGGCTTAGTGACAACATCAGTATTACTCCTGGTGTGATTGTTTTGACTGAGCCGAACCACAACAGCAACAATGATACTGCTGTCATTGGGGTCGTTAGAACCACGTTTAGCTTCTAAATTGATCTAGCGGAGTTGGCAAATTATGTTCAACTCCGCCTTTTTTGAGAAAAAGATCTTCACTCCTAAGCCTTAATCTGCAAGGCTTTTCGTTAATTAAGTTTAAGTTTTCTTTGAAGCTACCCTTGATCGATCGAATTTCTTTAGCGTAGAATGTTACTCAGAGTCATTCTTGATTTAGGTGTGAGGAAAATTTTTATGTTATCTAAAGTTCTTTGGAACTCTCTTCTAGCTACGCCAGCGCTGCTCGGCGCGGCTTTGATCGTTTCTTCTTCTGCGATCGCGGCAGAAACTCAGCCTTCCACAAAAGCTGATGTATTGCTAGGCGACGTTACAAGTTTACACATTGATTCTGTGGCTGCTCCTGAAGTTGCTCCAGTCCAAATCAGCGCTGTTCCTACTGCTGAATTAGCTCCTACAGCTTCAACAGATGCACCTGCAGAGATGGCTCCTATTGCACCTACCCAAGTGGCTCAGATTTCTGCTCCAGTTGCCCCTGCTGCTCCAGTTGCCCCTGCTCCCTCCAACGTTGACTCGCTCAATCAGGTTGTTGAATATAGCAACGAAGGCAACAACGGTCTGGCACAAGCCGGTGGGTTGACCATCGATCGCCTCTCCGATGTCCGTCCTAGCGACTGGGCATATACTGCGTTGCAAAACCTGGTTGAGAAGTATGCGTGTATCGTGGGCTATCCTAACCTGACATACCAAGGGAACCGGGCGTTGACGCGCTACGAGTTTGCAGCGGGTTTGAGTTCGTGCCTAGACCGGATCAGCGACCTGATTGCGGCGAGCACAGCAGACCTAGCGACCGCCGAAGACCTTGCTACTCTACAGCGGCTTCAAGAAGAGTTCGCTGCTGAACTGGCAACTTTGCGTGGTCGCGTTGATTCTTTAGAAGCTCGCACTGCTGAGTTGGAAGCAAACCAGTTCTCCACTACCACCAAGCTGAAGGGTGAAACTATCTTCATCGTTGGTGTACCTATTGATGAAGACGATGCGTTTGATGATCAGCCTCTTGCTGGCTACCGAGTTCGCTTGAACTTTGATACTAGCTTCACTGGCGACGACCTCTTGAGAGCCCGTCTTCAGGCCCGTGATATCGATAGATTTGATGGATTTGGCGGAACGAACTGGACAATTGGTTCAGGTGTAGGCGATAACATCACTCTAGACAAGCTCTACTACACCTTCCCCTTAGGCAACAGCGTTGATGTGACGGTTGCGGCTCAAGGTTATGCTGATTCTGACTGGGTTGCCAGCAGTATTACTCCTTTGGATAGCGATGGTGGCGGTTCTATCGGCAGCTTTGGTAGTCCTCCCGCCTATGACTTTATTCCAGGAAGTGCAGGCTTAGGTGCGATCGTTCAATTATCAGATAACTTCAGCCTTGATTTTGGCTATTCTGCTGCTGAAGCAGAACGCTCAAGCCCTGGCGCAGGTCTGTTCAACGGAGACTACGGTATCATCGCTCAGTTAACCTACCTTAGCGATTTCTTGGATGCTGCCCTAGTTTATGGAAATGGTTATAGTGGCACTGGCTTCACTAACGGTGGTTCGGGTGGACCTGCTATTGCTAATACCTACGGTGCTTTGGTCAACTTCAAGTTTGGTGACTTTGAAGTTGGTGGTAACGCTGCCTATATTCCAATTATTGATATTGGCAACAACAGCTACGATGTTTGGAGCTACCAAGCAACCTTGGCAATTCGTGACTTGGGTGGTAGTGGTAACATGCTCGGTGTGTTGGCAGGTGTTGCTCCTTACGATTCTGACCTAGCTTTGGGTCTAGATGATGACAACTCATTTGTTGGAGAAATCTTCTACAAACTTCAGTTGAGTGACAATATTTCTGTTACTCCTGGTCTGATCTACATTGACAGTCCTGGTAATGACAGTGCTAATGACTCAACTTTCGTTGGCGCACTAAGAACAACCTTCTCGTTCTAAGCTACGAGTTAGGGTTTAATCTAGAACTCTTTGGGGTTCCAGGTAAACATAAAGAAGCTCAAGCTTTTCCATAAGCTTGAGCTTCTTTATGTTTGAAAAACTTAACCCTACAAACCCCACTGTAGAACCGGGGTATACTAAAAGAGTAGTCTTATCTTCTCTCTTTCTACCTGTGGAACTCTCCTGCAAAAGTGAATATGCGCTGCTAGCTCTTCTAGAACTGACTGCTTGTTACAGCAATGGTGAACCTTTGCAAATCCGACAAATAGCAATAGAACAAAGCATTCCCGATCGCTATCTCGAACAACTCTTGGCGACCCTTAGGCGGGCAGGGCTTGTTCGGAGCCAACGAGGTGCAAAAGGAGGATACATTTTGGCTAGAGAGCCTTGGAAAATTACTCTTTTTGAGGTTGTGAAGTGCATAGAAGGGACCGATTCTCAACCGCATGATCCCCATCGAGAGCCTAAATCTGTAGAAGGTACTGTCATTCGGGAAGTTTGGCAAGAAGCAGGTCAAGCCTCGGATGTAATTTTGCAAAGGTATACGCTACAAGACATTGCTGAGAAGCGAGAAGCAAGACAGCGACTAGATATCATGTATTACATTTAATCAATTTCATTTTTCGTTCCTCACCTCCTTTTGTGAACTATGCGAATTGCTAACAACATCACTGAATTAATTGGTCGCACTCCATTAGTACGTCTGAACCGCATTCCTCAAACTGCGGGGTGTGTCGCTCAAATTGTGGTAAAGCTAGAGGGAATGAATCCATCTGCATCGGTGAAAGATCGGATTGGGATTAGCATGATTGAAGATGCAGAGCAGAAGGGACTGATTTCGCCAGGGAAGACGATTTTGGTTGAACCCACTTCTGGCAACACAGGGATTGCGCTAGCAATGACAGCGGCAGCAAAAGGTTATCAATTAATTTTGACGATGCCAGAAACTATGAGTTCTGAGCGACGGGCAATGTTGCGAGCTTATGGGGCAAAGCTAGAGCTAACTCCCGGCATTGAGGGTATGGGCGGCTGTATTCAACGAGCACAGCAAATTGTCAATTCTTTGCCTGATGCTTATATGCTGCAACAGTTTAGCAATCTGGCGAATCCAAAAATTCATCGTGAGACTACTGCCAACGAGATCTGGGAAGACACCGAGGGACAAGTTGATATGTTAGTAGCAGGCGTGGGTACAGGCGGCACGATTACAGGCGTAGCTGAAGTTTTGAAGCAGCGAAAGCCTAGTTTCAAAGCGATCGCTGTTGAACCTGCCAATAGCTCTATCCTATCGGGTGGGCGACCAGGGCCTCATAAAATTCAGGGGATTGGAGCGGGGTTTGTACCTCAAGTTTTAAAGGTAGAGTTGATCGACGAAGTGATTACCATTAGTGATGATGAGGCGATCGCGTATGGTCGTCGCTTAGCGCGTGAAGAAGGACTGCTGTCTGGGATTTCTACAGGTGCAGCTTTGGCAGCAGCGACTAGAGTGGCTTGCCGTTCTGAAAACGCAGGCAAGCTAATTGTGATGATTCAGCCTAGTTTTGGTGAGCGTTATTTGAGCACGCCACTGTTTCAAGATCCAGAATTAGTAGCCTCCACTGTTTTAGGATAGGAGAGAATGCCGATAAAATAGGCATATGTCAAAATCGAATCACTATACTACTCTAGAGGTTAGCCAGACAGCAAGTCAGGCAGAGATTAAGCAAGCTTACCGTCGCCTTGCTAAACAGCTACATCCTGATACAAATTCATCGTCTGCCAGTCATGAGCAAATTGCGCAACTGAACGTTGCTTATGAGATTTTAGGTGATCCGTTTAAACGACAGTCCTACGATCGCCAAATTAACCACGCATCCAAAGCTGCTGGATTTGACCCTGCTGCCCGCCGCCCTACCCGTCAAGAACGAACTGCTGAAGCACAAAAACGATATCGACAGCGGCAAAGTAGTCGAGATAGCGATGAGCTTTTCAAGCTTTGGCTAAAGCAGGTTTATCAACCCATTATCCGATGGCTAAATCTGGTTCTTAAGCCTTTAAAGTCTCAGATTAATGCCCTTGCGGCTGATCCTTTTGATGACGAATTGCTAGAAGCATTTCAGGCTTACTTAGAGGAATGCAGGGATTATTTGCAAAAAGCACAACAAGCTTTTAGTTCCAGACCCAATCCTCCTAATTTAGCTGGAGTAGCAGCGCATCTGTACTATTGCCTGAACCAGGTCAGCGATGGAATCGATGAGCTAGAACGGTTTACAACCAGTTATGACGATCATTATCTTCATACTGGGCAAGAACTATTTCGGATCGCCACTGGGCTGCGTCGAGAGGCACAGGCTGCGGTCAGGGAGATCGCTTAAGCAGCCGTTGGCATCGATCGCTCATCTAATACAGCTTGATAAAATCCTTGTAATTGTCGTGTTGCTGCTGCCCAGCCCCATTGCTCTGCCTCCATCCGAGCATTTTGTCGCAGCGTTTCCCGTTCGTCTGCGTGGGAGAGGAGGCGCTGGGTCGCGGCGATCGCACCTCCTTCGTCCTGCGGATCGAACAAGTAACCATTGGCTCCATCCGAGATAATATCCGGAATCCCTCCAGCATTGGCTGCAATGACGGGACAACCTGCTGCCATGGCTTCCAACAGCACCAAGCCCAAAGTTTCTGTGCGAGAAGGAAAGATAAAAGCATCGGCAGAAGCGAAGGCAGAAGCGAGGGTTTGCCCGGTCATGTAGCCAACAAAATAAGTAGGCGTATCAGCAAAATGTTTCTCAAGTTCTTGGCGGTAGGGTCCGTCGCCTACCAGTGCTAATCGAGCACCGGGAATCGATTGAAGGACGGGTTTAATGCGATCGATTTCTTTTTCTGCTGAAAGACGACCCACATAAAGCAAGAGTGGGCTTTCAGGATGCCCTTGGGTAAGATGCGATCGCATTTCTGGGCTGCCCAGATTAGGCTGAAATAGCTCCGTATCAACTCCTTTTTGCCATACCGCAACCCGCTCAATGCCATGACTCGTCAGCGCCTCTTGCATAGCAGTAGAAGTACAAAGATTGATTTGCGCCTGATTATGAACCGCCTTTAGGAGTTCCCAGAGTACACCCTCCAACATTCCTAGACCATAGTGCTCCAGATACTTGGGTAAATGGGTATGGTAAGACGCAACTAGGGGCACATCTAACGACTTGGCATAATACAAGCCCCCCAAACCCAGCACTGCTGGATTCACTAAATGAATCAAGTCGGGCTGAAACGTTTCTAAAACTTGGCGCATGGATGGACGAGGCAGCGCCAGCTTCAGTTCAGGATAAAGAGGCAACGGAAACCCAGGAATGCCATAAATCTTGGCTCCCTTATATTCTGTGAGTCCGCCGTCTGGCGAGATTACTAGCACCTGATTCCCTAGTCGTTGTAAATGATCAACCGTATGACTCAAGCGAGTCACAATTCCATCGACTTTAGGCAGAAAAGTTTCGGTAAACAGAGCAATTCGCATAAGTAAGCTGGCTCTTAAGGGCGCTTTGGGCTGATATTTTAAGACCGTTGAGCAGGCTGAGTCGAGCAAGTGCAGAGGTCATGAATGCCAATGGATAAGAGGGCAGTAAAAAATAGGTGCTGCTTTCACTATATGCAGCACCGAGTGAAACTACCTGCAATAGCAATATTCAGGGCTTGTCATGATTACCAATTTATCGTTTCCACTTTACTTTAGGCAAAATCTGCGTCTCATCAACGCGGCTCTTGTACTTGACACTGAAATTCAGCAGCGAGTCTAACAGAGAATCGGAGAGGAAGTGAGGCTGTAACCCTAGATCAAGCAGATTAGTATTTTTGGCATTGAAGTAGTGTTCTTCCATCTCGACACGAGGATTTTCTAGATGAGTCACTTCTACATTTAATCCCAATGTAGTTCCGGCTTTTTTAACCATCATTGCCAAATCGCCGATGCCAAAGAGTTCGGTAAATTGGTTGAAGACGCGGAATTTGCCGGGGTCTGCTGGAGTGGCGATCGCCAATTCCACGCATCGCACCGTGTCTCGGATATCTAAAAATGCTCGGGTTTGTCCACCTGTTCCATAGACCGTTAACGGATGCCCGATCGCCGCCTGAATGCAGAAGCGATTCAGAGCCGTCCCAAACACCCCGTCATAATCTAGACGGTTGATCAGCAATTCATCCATGCCTGTTTCTTCAGTTAGCACTCCATAAACTACCCCCTGGTTCAGGTCAGTAGCTCGCAGCCCCCAAACCTTACAGGCAAAGTGAATATTGTGAGAATCATGCACTTTGCTGAGGTGATAGAACGAACCAGGCTGCTTAGGATAGGGCAGCGTATCTTTGCGTCCATTGTGTTCAAGAGTAATAAAGCCTTCTTCAATGTCAATATTAGGAGTGCCGTACTCGCCCATGGTGCCAAGCTTAACCAAATGGCAGTCGGGAAAGCTTTCGCGCATGACATACAAAAGATTGAGCGTGCCGACCACATTATTAACCTGGGTCAAAACGGCGTGCTCTCGATCAATCATTGAAAAAGGAGCCGATCGCTGTTCACCAAAATGCACAACGGCTTCTGGCTCAAACTGGTGCATGGCTCGACTTAGGAACTCGTAGTTCGTAATGTCGCCAACAAACAAATCAATCTGCTTGCCCGTCAGGTCTTTCCAGCGTTGAATCCGAGACTGAATCGGGGCGATCGGGGTTAACGTTTCGACGCAAAGCTCCATGTCCCAGTGCCGCCGAACCATGTTGTCTAGGATACCAACTTCGTAACCTCGATTGGAAAGGTACAATGCGGTTGCCCAACCGCAGTAGCCGTCACCGCCAATAACTAGGACTTTCATCTGCTTGCGTCTATTTCTACGGGTACTCCGCTAAATCTACCAGGTTTGTGCCCTCGTATCTCACTCTAATAAATTGTTCATCGCAAAATATCTATCCAAATGCTTTCAGATAATGGTTTCGCTAAAGTTGCAATCTCCCGGGTCTACTTTGTGCAGAGACACGTAGAGATTAAGGTAATAAAAAAGGCACTGACTCAGTGCCTCCAGGGATTTCTTAAAGTCTTAATCGACGTTTATAAAGCGCCTGATTGCACAAACATATAGCCTATAAAGCCGACACAGACGACAACTAAGAGTAAGGTCATCAACACAGATTCACCTAAATGCTTTGACGCTTTCATAAGTTCTTCCTTTGTCTATTTGATGAAATCAATTTATTAAGATGTATCGAGAATAACAGTATTTTAAATAAAGCTACAGAGTGTTACGACTTCTTAAACAAAGGTTAACTTTCTTAAAAAAGATGAGCGATCGCCCTTTAATGAACGCGATTTATGAGAGCCATAAACAAAAATTCTTTATCCTTTTCGGCGGGTTACTTTCGGAGGATATTTTCGTTAATTCAATCCTTAAAATTCTAAAAAATGTCCGTTTAATTACTAACAAACTGCTTTCTGAAGGAAATTTGTTTTTTAAGGAAAACCTTATCAACTTCAGTTAATTTATTCATTTATATGAAGTTCTCGTAAAGCTTTGAAGCTCAAATTTGCTTTGATCCAGGGTGAAGTTATATTTTTATGTACAAACACGGATGTTTTTTGGGTATTAACGATGACCCATTACGGAGTTTCAGATCCTGCGTCTGCAATTAGTTCTTATCTTATGCTGGGTGAGCTACCTTCCGTGTTTAAGCTTCTGGCTCCCCATCGGTCTGTGAACAGTGCCTTGAAGCGATTGATTGACATTGTTGGGGCGATCGCTGGAATGATGATCCTGGCGATGCTGTTTCTCCCGATTACGATCGCTATTCGGGCTGAAAGCCCTGGCTCAGTACTTTATAAACAAACGCGCTATGGATTACAAGGTCGTCCTTTTACCTTATTAAAATTTCGTTCGATGGTAAAGGATGCAGATCGACTGAAGACGCTAGTACATAACGAAGCTGAAGGTCTAATTTTCAAGAACGAGCAAGATCCGCGCATCACTCGTATTGGTAGACTATTGCGACGGACCAGCTTGGACGAGGTGCCCCAGTTCTGGAATGTTTTGGTTGGAGAGATGAGTCTGGTCGGCACCCGTCCGCCCACCCACGATGAAGTGATTCACTACACCGATCGCCACTGGCAGCGGCTGAATGTTAAGCCAGGACTGACAGGACTCTGGCAAGTGAGTGGGCGATCGGAAATTAAAGACTTTGAAGAAATTGTTAGTTTAGACCTGCAATATCAGGCGCTCTGGACACCCACATACGATTTGCAAATCATTTTGAGAACTTTTGGGGTGTTGCTAACCAAGTCCGGAGCTTGCTAAAAGTGAAGCTAGGCTAGCTTTAACTTCTATCAAACAGAGTCATTTAAGAATGGATGAGGGCGCTATTCTTATAGCATCAAGACCTTAAGGAGATTTACCATGCAGTTCAATCGGCAGTTGGGCAAAGTGGTCAAGTCTAATACTCACTGCGACTACGTGGTCCAGTTGGATGACAAAATTGATGTCGATTATCCTCCTCAAGCCGATGATTACGGATTTGGGTGCTTCGTTAAGCTTGAAGAACCAACGGTTAGAAACTGGGCAGTCGGCATTATCTACAACTCTCAGTTGATGAATCCTCTGTTTATGAGCAATGGCCCTCGTCTTTCTAGCGAACCTGACCCCCTGTTTACCCCCGATTTAATTTCAGAAACGCGCACACTTTTAGGAATTGTGCTGATTGGGGCAATGGTAGAAGACGACGGCTTGCTCTACGGCGTTCATGGCATTCCGCGCGTGGTTGTTCCGGTCAACACGCCTGCGTTCTTAATGAACTCTGACGAAATTTACCGCTTTCACTTGAACCGTAACCAAAAGCCCCAGTTTTCTTACTACAGTCATTTGCTCCGCTTTGGAGGAAGCTTTGCCTCGCAGCTTACTCAACAGGTTTTGAACGAGTTGGCAGAGAGCCAGCTATTTAATGGCGCTGAGCAACGAGCATTGGAAATTTTGTGCAAAGAGTTGGCTTGGAAAAATACGATGGGCGCAATGCGATAACTGCTTCTCTATGAGAGATTTGGGTGATGAGTATGCTTTCAGAGCAAGGATTTGGTTAGGCGGGCGATCGCTATGCTAACCTTAAAAAGCTGTCAAAATTTTCCATAACACCTATGGTTTCGGGTGTTTCTGAAGCTTCCAACCGAATTTTCAGAAGTGCGCCTAGGTGGAGGAATAACCCGAATGGAGTTACAAAAATTATGCCCGTTGTTTCTTTGGCTCAATTACTAGAGTCTGGTGTTCACTTTGGTCACCAAACCCGCCGTTGGAATCCTAAGATGTCTCCTTACATCTACACTTCCCGTAACGGTGTTCATATTATTGACTTGGTGCAAACTGCCCAGTTGATGGAAGACGCTTATGTTTATTTACGCACTGCCTCTGAGCAAGGTAAGAAAGTTTTGTTTGTTGGCACCAAGCGGCAGGCAGCCGGAATTATTGCCCAAGAAGCGCTGCGCTGTGGCTCGTACTTTGTTAACCAACGCTGGTTGGGTGGGATGTTAACCAACTGGACAACCATCAAGACCCGGGTCGATCGCCTTAAAGAATTAGAGCGTCGGCAAGATACGGGCGCACTTGACCTGTTGCCTAAAAAAGAAGCGGCGGTTTTACGTCGTGAGCTAGAAAAGCTTCAGAAATATCTCGGCGGCATCAAAGCAATGCGGAAGATTCCTGATATTGTTTTGCTGGTGGATCAGCGGCGCGAGTACAATGCCGTGCAAGAGTGCCAAAAACTCAATATCCCGATCGTATCTTTGCTAGATACAAACTGCGACCCAGACACCGTTGATGTTCCTATTCCGGCTAACGATGATGCAATTCGGTCTATTAAGCTAATTGTGGGTCGTTTGGCAGATGCCATTTACGAAGGTCGTCATGGTCAACTTGAGGTTGAAGAAGACTACGATGACGAAGAGTACGATTATGACGAAGGCGATTTTCCCG from Timaviella obliquedivisa GSE-PSE-MK23-08B encodes the following:
- a CDS encoding DnaJ domain-containing protein, whose translation is MSKSNHYTTLEVSQTASQAEIKQAYRRLAKQLHPDTNSSSASHEQIAQLNVAYEILGDPFKRQSYDRQINHASKAAGFDPAARRPTRQERTAEAQKRYRQRQSSRDSDELFKLWLKQVYQPIIRWLNLVLKPLKSQINALAADPFDDELLEAFQAYLEECRDYLQKAQQAFSSRPNPPNLAGVAAHLYYCLNQVSDGIDELERFTTSYDDHYLHTGQELFRIATGLRREAQAAVREIA
- a CDS encoding photosystem II D2 protein (photosystem q(a) protein), producing the protein RAAEDPEFETFYTKNILLNEGIRAWMAPQDQIHENFIFPEEVLPRGNAL
- a CDS encoding Rrf2 family transcriptional regulator; amino-acid sequence: MELSCKSEYALLALLELTACYSNGEPLQIRQIAIEQSIPDRYLEQLLATLRRAGLVRSQRGAKGGYILAREPWKITLFEVVKCIEGTDSQPHDPHREPKSVEGTVIREVWQEAGQASDVILQRYTLQDIAEKREARQRLDIMYYI
- a CDS encoding iron uptake porin; protein product: MNKVLWSTLLASPAFLVATLFTAVPAIAIEAEVQLSGASTSDVLASVSLPKVAAVQVSEAAAVIAPVPAQVAQISAPVAPAPSNVDSLNQVVEYSNEGNNGLAQAGGLTIDRLSDVRPSDWAYTALQNLVEKYACIVGYPNLTYQGNRALTRYEFAAGLSSCLDRISDLIAASTADLATAEDLATLQRLQEEFAAELATLRGKVDSLEARTAELEANQFSTTTKLVGETVFSVSDIFGGGNDSTENDLGDINETTFQYRTRLNFDTSFTGRDQLRARLQAGNFNRFVTTDPATSSSLLGNEGRLGYDTGTSNALELDDLYYRFPIGDKVTARIVANAGAFNDIVNTVSPFSSSGTGALSRFGRFNPIYRAPSVNAGAATSIQFNDQITLQLGYLAGEAERSGSGAGLFNGNYGAIGQLTLTPFNRLTLGLTYINAYVQGRDSAGSSIGNNTGTGSSLARVSIGRPLSINSYGVEANFKVSSGLQVGGWAGYSHIRAIGVGDADVWNYALTVALPDLGGRGNQLGIVAGIQPRLTGADAEVGDLLSGDRRSDPDVGLHLEGFYRLRLSDNISITPGVIVLTEPNHNSNNDTAVIGVVRTTFSF
- a CDS encoding NAD-dependent epimerase/dehydratase family protein, whose protein sequence is MKVLVIGGDGYCGWATALYLSNRGYEVGILDNMVRRHWDMELCVETLTPIAPIQSRIQRWKDLTGKQIDLFVGDITNYEFLSRAMHQFEPEAVVHFGEQRSAPFSMIDREHAVLTQVNNVVGTLNLLYVMRESFPDCHLVKLGTMGEYGTPNIDIEEGFITLEHNGRKDTLPYPKQPGSFYHLSKVHDSHNIHFACKVWGLRATDLNQGVVYGVLTEETGMDELLINRLDYDGVFGTALNRFCIQAAIGHPLTVYGTGGQTRAFLDIRDTVRCVELAIATPADPGKFRVFNQFTELFGIGDLAMMVKKAGTTLGLNVEVTHLENPRVEMEEHYFNAKNTNLLDLGLQPHFLSDSLLDSLLNFSVKYKSRVDETQILPKVKWKR
- a CDS encoding iron uptake porin, with amino-acid sequence MLSKVLWNSLLATPALLGAALIVSSSAIAAETQPSTKADVLLGDVTSLHIDSVAAPEVAPVQISAVPTAELAPTASTDAPAEMAPIAPTQVAQISAPVAPAAPVAPAPSNVDSLNQVVEYSNEGNNGLAQAGGLTIDRLSDVRPSDWAYTALQNLVEKYACIVGYPNLTYQGNRALTRYEFAAGLSSCLDRISDLIAASTADLATAEDLATLQRLQEEFAAELATLRGRVDSLEARTAELEANQFSTTTKLKGETIFIVGVPIDEDDAFDDQPLAGYRVRLNFDTSFTGDDLLRARLQARDIDRFDGFGGTNWTIGSGVGDNITLDKLYYTFPLGNSVDVTVAAQGYADSDWVASSITPLDSDGGGSIGSFGSPPAYDFIPGSAGLGAIVQLSDNFSLDFGYSAAEAERSSPGAGLFNGDYGIIAQLTYLSDFLDAALVYGNGYSGTGFTNGGSGGPAIANTYGALVNFKFGDFEVGGNAAYIPIIDIGNNSYDVWSYQATLAIRDLGGSGNMLGVLAGVAPYDSDLALGLDDDNSFVGEIFYKLQLSDNISVTPGLIYIDSPGNDSANDSTFVGALRTTFSF
- a CDS encoding glycosyltransferase family 1 protein, producing MRIALFTETFLPKVDGIVTRLSHTVDHLQRLGNQVLVISPDGGLTEYKGAKIYGIPGFPLPLYPELKLALPRPSMRQVLETFQPDLIHLVNPAVLGLGGLYYAKSLDVPLVASYHTHLPKYLEHYGLGMLEGVLWELLKAVHNQAQINLCTSTAMQEALTSHGIERVAVWQKGVDTELFQPNLGSPEMRSHLTQGHPESPLLLYVGRLSAEKEIDRIKPVLQSIPGARLALVGDGPYRQELEKHFADTPTYFVGYMTGQTLASAFASADAFIFPSRTETLGLVLLEAMAAGCPVIAANAGGIPDIISDGANGYLFDPQDEGGAIAATQRLLSHADERETLRQNARMEAEQWGWAAATRQLQGFYQAVLDERSMPTAA
- the cysK gene encoding cysteine synthase A — its product is MRIANNITELIGRTPLVRLNRIPQTAGCVAQIVVKLEGMNPSASVKDRIGISMIEDAEQKGLISPGKTILVEPTSGNTGIALAMTAAAKGYQLILTMPETMSSERRAMLRAYGAKLELTPGIEGMGGCIQRAQQIVNSLPDAYMLQQFSNLANPKIHRETTANEIWEDTEGQVDMLVAGVGTGGTITGVAEVLKQRKPSFKAIAVEPANSSILSGGRPGPHKIQGIGAGFVPQVLKVELIDEVITISDDEAIAYGRRLAREEGLLSGISTGAALAAATRVACRSENAGKLIVMIQPSFGERYLSTPLFQDPELVASTVLG